One Gordonia sp. SID5947 genomic region harbors:
- a CDS encoding SGNH/GDSL hydrolase family protein, whose protein sequence is MDSSGRVAVDNNRLLRDVGATVAATAASAGASWAAYNYLNGQATEARTVIPHRTDDAPNGDGIYLPDGTGPHRAARGTAVDVYLVVFGDSTAAGLGAETADQTPGVLLARRVAAETGKTVRYANKAIVGATSKGLGAQVDAMLITRERPDVAVILIGANDVTATNGIRSSARRLGEAVALLKENGAAVVVGTCPDFGVITAIPQPLRSVLRRWGLQLASAQRGAVRAAGGRPVPMADLLAKEFLAKPEHMFSPDQYHPSAAGYALAADILIPEVLESIGEWGPAPLPQPPEVSEAVEQNRLVSKVRRLVGRQTNQATARG, encoded by the coding sequence ATGGATTCGAGTGGCCGGGTCGCCGTGGACAACAACCGACTGCTGCGTGACGTCGGCGCGACGGTCGCGGCCACCGCGGCAAGCGCAGGCGCATCGTGGGCGGCATACAACTACCTGAACGGCCAGGCCACCGAGGCGCGCACGGTGATCCCACATCGCACCGACGACGCGCCCAACGGCGACGGCATCTATCTGCCCGACGGCACCGGACCGCACCGCGCCGCCCGGGGCACCGCGGTGGACGTCTACCTCGTCGTGTTCGGCGATTCGACCGCTGCCGGCCTCGGCGCCGAGACCGCGGACCAGACGCCCGGGGTGCTGCTCGCCCGGCGGGTGGCGGCGGAGACGGGCAAGACCGTGCGATACGCGAACAAGGCCATCGTCGGTGCCACATCAAAGGGCCTCGGGGCACAGGTCGACGCGATGCTGATCACGCGCGAGCGGCCCGACGTCGCGGTGATCCTGATCGGTGCCAACGACGTCACCGCCACCAATGGCATCCGGTCGTCGGCCAGACGCCTCGGCGAGGCCGTTGCGTTGCTGAAGGAGAACGGCGCCGCGGTGGTGGTGGGCACCTGCCCCGACTTCGGCGTCATCACCGCCATCCCACAACCACTCCGTTCCGTGTTGCGCCGCTGGGGTCTGCAACTCGCGTCGGCGCAACGCGGTGCGGTGCGTGCGGCCGGTGGGCGGCCCGTGCCGATGGCCGATCTGCTGGCCAAAGAATTCCTCGCCAAGCCGGAGCACATGTTCTCGCCGGACCAATACCATCCGTCGGCCGCCGGGTACGCCCTCGCCGCCGACATCCTGATCCCGGAGGTTCTCGAGTCGATCGGCGAGTGGGGACCTGCACCATTGCCCCAGCCACCCGAGGTCTCAGAGGCTGTCGAGCAGAATCGGCTGGTCAGCAAGGTTCGCCGGCTGGTGGGACGGCAGACGAACCAAGCAACTGCTAGGGGGTAA
- a CDS encoding cystathionine beta-synthase: MRIADHVVDLVGNTPLVKLNSVTNPGSGLVAAKLEYLNPGGSSKDRIAVRMVEAAEKSGALPPGGTIVEPTSGNTGVGLALVAQQRGYKCVFVCPDKVGEDKRNVLRAYGAEVVVCPTAVPPDHPDSYYSVSDRLVREIEGAWKPDQYSNPAGPQSHYETTGPEIWADTDGTVTHFVAGVGTGGTITGTGRYLKEVSDGAVKVVGVDPEGSVYSGGTGRPYLVEGVGEDFWPTAYDPSIPDEIIAVSDADSFDMTRRLAREEGLLVGGSCGMAVVAALQVAEREGPDAVVVVLLPDGGRGYLGKIFNDKWMSSYGFLRSPLDGKTTEPLVGDVLRGKAGALPDLVHTHPSETLRDAIEILREYGVSQMPVVGAEPPVMAGEVAGAVTERDLLGAVFEGRASLADPVSAHMGDPFPLIGSGEPVSAATKVLSESDALMVVEDGKPIGVITRHDLLAFVSSNPIVG, encoded by the coding sequence ATGCGTATCGCTGATCATGTCGTGGACCTGGTGGGCAACACCCCGTTGGTCAAGCTCAACTCGGTGACCAACCCCGGTTCGGGCCTGGTCGCCGCCAAGCTCGAGTACCTCAACCCCGGTGGCAGCAGCAAGGACCGGATCGCCGTCCGGATGGTGGAGGCCGCCGAGAAGTCGGGTGCGTTGCCGCCGGGCGGCACCATCGTCGAGCCGACATCGGGCAACACCGGCGTCGGACTGGCGCTGGTGGCCCAGCAGCGCGGATACAAATGCGTCTTCGTGTGCCCCGACAAGGTCGGGGAGGACAAGCGCAACGTGCTGCGTGCCTACGGTGCCGAGGTGGTGGTGTGCCCGACCGCGGTGCCGCCGGACCATCCGGACAGTTACTACAGCGTGTCCGACCGGCTCGTGCGCGAGATCGAGGGCGCCTGGAAGCCCGATCAGTACTCCAATCCGGCCGGCCCGCAGAGCCATTACGAGACCACCGGTCCGGAGATCTGGGCCGACACCGACGGCACCGTCACCCACTTCGTGGCCGGCGTCGGCACCGGCGGCACGATCACGGGAACGGGTCGCTACCTCAAGGAGGTCTCCGACGGGGCCGTGAAGGTGGTCGGCGTCGACCCGGAGGGCTCGGTCTACTCGGGTGGCACCGGTCGTCCCTACCTGGTCGAGGGTGTCGGCGAGGATTTCTGGCCGACGGCATACGACCCGTCGATCCCGGACGAGATCATCGCGGTGTCCGATGCCGATTCGTTCGACATGACCCGCAGGCTCGCGCGTGAAGAGGGCCTCCTGGTGGGCGGTTCGTGCGGCATGGCCGTGGTGGCCGCATTGCAGGTCGCCGAACGTGAGGGGCCGGATGCGGTGGTCGTCGTGTTGTTGCCCGACGGCGGCCGCGGCTATCTGGGCAAGATCTTCAACGACAAGTGGATGAGCAGCTACGGCTTCCTCCGGTCCCCGCTCGACGGCAAGACGACCGAACCGCTCGTCGGTGACGTGTTGCGCGGAAAGGCCGGAGCGTTGCCCGACCTGGTGCACACCCACCCGTCGGAGACTCTGCGCGACGCCATCGAGATCCTCCGTGAGTACGGCGTCTCCCAGATGCCGGTGGTGGGGGCCGAGCCGCCGGTGATGGCCGGTGAGGTCGCCGGCGCGGTCACCGAGCGGGACCTGTTGGGGGCGGTGTTCGAGGGCCGCGCGAGTCTGGCCGACCCGGTCTCGGCGCACATGGGTGATCCGTTCCCGCTCATCGGGTCCGGCGAGCCGGTCTCCGCGGCGACCAAGGTGCTGTCGGAGTCGGATGCCCTCATGGTGGTGGAGGACGGCAAGCCGATCGGCGTCATCACCCGCCACGATCTGCTGGCCTTTGTCAGCAGCAACCCCATCGTCGGATAG
- a CDS encoding SRPBCC family protein, whose amino-acid sequence MARSYPLESIDLDFFESAPVTYRIDVNLPVTPQRAWAEFTRQNTLDWCRAIKSIEFTSPPPYGVGTTRKASLGVAGLSEHFFVWDEDDAAGEYRNAFYAASASTPGLKRFGELTEVRPAEVGCRLIWSFALELATSAKAVTAFSGPTAATVFKTVETDTIRHFAKFAPQS is encoded by the coding sequence ATGGCGCGCAGCTATCCCCTCGAGTCCATCGACCTCGATTTCTTCGAATCCGCACCGGTCACCTACCGGATTGATGTGAACCTGCCCGTCACGCCGCAGCGGGCGTGGGCCGAGTTCACCCGGCAGAACACACTCGATTGGTGTCGCGCAATCAAATCCATCGAGTTCACCTCCCCGCCACCGTATGGCGTGGGCACCACCCGGAAGGCCTCGCTCGGGGTCGCCGGGTTGTCTGAACACTTCTTCGTCTGGGACGAGGACGACGCCGCGGGCGAGTATCGCAATGCCTTCTACGCGGCCTCCGCGTCGACACCGGGACTCAAGCGGTTCGGGGAACTCACCGAAGTGCGTCCCGCGGAGGTCGGCTGCCGACTGATCTGGTCGTTCGCACTCGAACTCGCCACCTCGGCCAAGGCGGTCACCGCCTTCTCCGGGCCCACCGCGGCCACGGTCTTCAAGACCGTCGAAACCGACACGATTCGCCACTTCGCCAAATTCGCACCCCAGTCCTGA
- a CDS encoding cystathionine gamma-synthase, translating to MSEKRSAADSTRWQGFSTQAIHAGYEPDPRTGAVNVPIYASSTFAQDGVGGLRDGFEYARTGNPTRRVLEANIAALERGEYGRGFASGMAATDALLRATLRPGDHMVIPNDAYGGTFRLIDKVFSQWGITYSAAPVSDVDAVRAAITPATKLVWIETPTNPLLNVGDIEALAAVAHEAGAKLVVDNTFASPYLQQPITLGADVVLHSTTKYLGGHSDVVGGALVTNSEELDDAVAFLQNGAGAVPGPFDAYLTMRGIKTLAVRMDRHCDNAEKVVDYLSSHPKIDSVLYPGLPMHPGHDVAAKQMRRFGGMVSVRVKGGQVAAQEFCARTEVFTLAESLGGIESLIEHPGAMTHASTAGSLLEVPADLVRLSVGIEDIADLLGDLENALG from the coding sequence ATGAGCGAGAAGCGTAGTGCCGCGGATTCGACCCGCTGGCAAGGATTTTCCACCCAGGCCATCCATGCCGGATACGAACCGGACCCACGGACCGGCGCCGTGAACGTGCCGATCTATGCCAGCTCGACGTTCGCGCAGGACGGCGTGGGCGGCCTCCGCGACGGATTCGAGTACGCACGGACCGGTAACCCGACCCGGCGGGTACTCGAGGCCAACATCGCCGCGCTGGAACGCGGCGAGTACGGGCGGGGATTCGCATCCGGTATGGCCGCGACCGACGCACTGCTGCGCGCCACCCTGCGTCCCGGCGACCACATGGTGATCCCGAACGACGCCTATGGGGGCACCTTCCGTCTCATCGACAAGGTCTTCTCGCAGTGGGGGATCACGTACTCGGCGGCACCCGTGTCCGACGTCGACGCGGTGCGGGCCGCCATCACGCCCGCCACCAAGCTGGTCTGGATCGAGACCCCGACCAATCCGCTCCTGAATGTCGGCGACATCGAGGCGCTCGCCGCAGTCGCGCACGAGGCCGGGGCAAAACTCGTGGTGGACAACACCTTCGCCTCGCCGTACCTGCAGCAGCCGATCACCCTCGGCGCCGACGTGGTGCTGCACTCGACGACCAAGTATCTGGGCGGGCACTCCGACGTGGTCGGCGGCGCACTGGTCACCAACAGCGAAGAACTCGACGATGCGGTGGCGTTCTTGCAGAACGGTGCCGGTGCGGTGCCGGGCCCGTTCGACGCCTACCTCACCATGCGCGGCATCAAGACGCTCGCCGTGCGCATGGACCGGCACTGCGACAACGCCGAAAAGGTCGTCGACTACCTGTCGTCACATCCCAAGATCGATTCGGTCCTGTACCCGGGTCTGCCCATGCACCCCGGCCACGACGTCGCGGCCAAGCAGATGCGGCGATTCGGCGGCATGGTGTCGGTTCGGGTCAAGGGCGGACAGGTTGCGGCGCAGGAGTTCTGCGCACGGACCGAGGTGTTCACACTTGCCGAGTCGCTCGGCGGCATCGAGTCGTTGATCGAGCATCCCGGTGCCATGACCCACGCATCGACCGCCGGCTCGCTGCTGGAGGTGCCCGCCGATCTGGTGCGTCTGTCGGTCGGTATCGAGGACATCGCCGATCTCCTCGGCGATCTCGAGAACGCGTTGGGCTGA
- the ilvA gene encoding threonine ammonia-lyase: MLLTSAEIDDAGQALSGVMRRTPVIASRVLSERIGCEVWLKCENLQRTGSFKPRGAYLRISRLSAEERARGVVAASAGNHAQGVAWSAGTLGITARVYMPRGAALPKVAATKAYGAEVVLEGSTVDEALVAARRFADETGAVLVHPFDHSDIVAGQATVGSEILTQIPDVDAIVVPLGGGGLLAGIAAAVKPRRPEVSVIGVQAAQAAAWPRSLAEGHPVAAESMNTMADGIAVAMPGEVPFAHISELVDSVVTVSEESLSTALLLMLERAKLIVEPAGAAAVAAVASGGLALSGKVCVVVSGGNIDPLLLSHVTTHGLTAAGRFLTVTATVSDRPGGLIALLELLRDRGASVVDVVHSRVADDLYLDEVQVTVSVETRGPEHQREVRHALSEAGFLRE; encoded by the coding sequence ATGTTGCTCACCTCCGCCGAGATCGACGACGCAGGGCAGGCGCTGTCCGGCGTCATGCGTCGTACCCCGGTCATCGCCTCACGGGTGCTGTCGGAACGAATCGGCTGCGAGGTGTGGCTGAAATGCGAGAACCTGCAGCGCACCGGCTCGTTCAAACCGCGTGGGGCCTACCTGCGCATCTCCCGACTGTCGGCGGAGGAACGGGCTCGGGGGGTGGTCGCGGCCAGCGCGGGAAACCATGCACAGGGAGTCGCCTGGTCGGCAGGCACACTCGGCATCACCGCCCGCGTATACATGCCGCGTGGCGCGGCGCTACCCAAGGTCGCGGCGACGAAAGCCTATGGTGCCGAGGTCGTTCTCGAGGGCTCGACGGTCGATGAGGCGCTCGTCGCGGCGCGGCGGTTCGCCGACGAGACGGGTGCCGTGCTGGTCCATCCGTTCGACCACTCCGACATCGTCGCCGGACAGGCGACCGTCGGATCGGAAATCCTGACCCAGATCCCCGACGTCGATGCGATCGTCGTGCCGCTCGGTGGGGGAGGCCTGTTGGCCGGGATCGCCGCGGCGGTGAAGCCACGACGCCCCGAGGTCTCGGTCATCGGGGTGCAGGCGGCACAGGCCGCCGCGTGGCCGCGATCGCTCGCAGAAGGACACCCGGTGGCGGCCGAGTCGATGAACACCATGGCCGACGGAATCGCCGTCGCGATGCCCGGTGAGGTCCCGTTTGCTCACATCAGCGAGTTGGTCGACTCGGTGGTGACGGTGAGTGAGGAGTCGTTGAGCACGGCTCTCCTGCTGATGCTCGAACGCGCCAAGCTGATCGTCGAGCCGGCCGGGGCGGCCGCCGTCGCCGCCGTGGCTTCCGGTGGGCTCGCGCTGTCGGGCAAGGTGTGCGTCGTCGTCTCCGGCGGCAACATCGATCCGTTGTTGCTGAGCCACGTCACGACCCACGGGCTCACGGCGGCCGGTCGATTCCTCACCGTCACCGCAACGGTCTCCGATCGCCCGGGCGGGCTGATCGCTCTCCTGGAATTGCTCCGTGACCGCGGTGCCAGCGTGGTCGACGTGGTCCACTCCCGGGTGGCCGACGATCTCTATCTCGACGAGGTGCAGGTGACAGTCAGTGTCGAGACCCGCGGACCTGAGCACCAGCGCGAAGTCCGTCACGCGCTGTCGGAGGCGGGTTTCCTGCGGGAGTGA